From the genome of Streptacidiphilus rugosus AM-16, one region includes:
- a CDS encoding thioredoxin domain-containing protein — MNRLAGATSPYLLQHADNPVDWWPWSPEAFAEAERRDVPVLLSVGYAACHWCHVMAHESFEDAELAGYLNEHFVAVKVDREERPDVDAVYMEAVQAATGQGGWPMTVFLTASGEPFYFGTYFPPESRHGLPSFRQVLEGVAEAWRGRRGEVAEVAGRIVRELEGRAGVYAGLAGAEVPGAEATHGALAQLGRDYDERRGGFGGAPKFPPSMVLEFLLRHHAATGSRAALGMAEHTCEAMARGGIYDQLGGGFARYSVDAAWVVPHFEKMLYDNALLMRVYLHLWRATGSPLARRVAERTGDFLLGELRTPEGGFASALDADSEGREGAFYVWTPAQLREALGEEDAARAAELFGVTEEGTFEEGASVLQLPGGNEVDEELRERLLTARSVRPRPARDEKVVAAWNGLAVAALAEAGALLERPDFLDAAVVAAALLLSVHRDEAGRLLRTSRDGVAGPNAGVLEDYGDVAEGLLTLHCVTGDPRWLDAAGELLDSVVARFTDEASGALYDTAADAERLIRRPQDPTDNAAPSGWTAAAGALLSYAALTDSEPHRTAAERALTVVTPLAGQAPRFIGWGLAVAEALIDGPRKVALAGEPADPATLALRTAALAATAPGLVVTPDPEKPLLDDAPAAYVCRRFTCDAPVGDPAWLRAGLSAAPKE; from the coding sequence GTGAACCGCTTGGCTGGTGCGACCTCGCCCTATCTGCTGCAGCATGCCGACAACCCCGTCGACTGGTGGCCGTGGTCGCCGGAGGCGTTCGCCGAGGCGGAGCGGCGGGACGTGCCCGTGCTGCTGTCGGTCGGGTACGCGGCGTGCCACTGGTGCCATGTGATGGCCCATGAGAGCTTCGAGGACGCCGAGCTCGCCGGATATCTGAACGAGCACTTCGTCGCGGTGAAGGTGGACCGCGAGGAGCGGCCCGACGTCGACGCCGTCTACATGGAGGCGGTGCAGGCGGCCACCGGCCAGGGCGGGTGGCCGATGACGGTGTTCCTGACGGCCTCGGGGGAGCCGTTCTACTTCGGGACCTACTTCCCGCCGGAGTCGCGGCACGGGCTGCCGTCGTTCCGGCAGGTGCTGGAGGGGGTGGCCGAGGCGTGGCGGGGGCGGCGCGGGGAGGTCGCGGAGGTCGCCGGGCGGATCGTGCGGGAGCTGGAAGGGCGTGCGGGTGTGTACGCCGGGCTGGCCGGGGCCGAGGTGCCGGGCGCGGAGGCGACGCACGGGGCGCTGGCGCAGCTCGGGCGGGACTACGACGAACGGCGCGGCGGGTTCGGCGGGGCGCCGAAGTTCCCGCCGTCGATGGTGCTGGAGTTCCTGTTGCGGCACCACGCCGCGACCGGCTCGCGCGCCGCGCTCGGGATGGCCGAGCACACCTGCGAGGCGATGGCGCGCGGCGGCATCTACGACCAGCTGGGCGGCGGCTTCGCCCGATACAGCGTCGACGCGGCGTGGGTCGTACCGCACTTCGAGAAGATGCTCTACGACAACGCGCTGCTGATGCGCGTGTACCTGCACCTGTGGCGCGCGACCGGCAGTCCGCTGGCCCGCCGGGTCGCGGAGCGGACCGGCGACTTCCTGCTGGGTGAACTGCGCACGCCCGAGGGCGGGTTCGCCTCGGCGCTGGACGCGGACAGCGAGGGAAGGGAGGGCGCGTTCTACGTCTGGACGCCCGCGCAGCTGCGCGAGGCGCTCGGCGAGGAGGACGCGGCGCGGGCGGCGGAGCTGTTCGGGGTGACCGAGGAGGGCACGTTCGAGGAGGGCGCCTCCGTCCTGCAGCTGCCGGGTGGGAACGAGGTCGACGAGGAGCTGCGGGAACGGCTGCTCACGGCCCGTTCCGTGCGACCGCGTCCGGCACGCGACGAGAAGGTCGTCGCCGCGTGGAACGGTCTCGCCGTCGCCGCGTTGGCGGAGGCGGGCGCGCTGCTGGAGCGGCCCGACTTCCTCGACGCCGCGGTCGTCGCCGCGGCCCTGCTGCTGAGCGTGCACAGGGACGAGGCCGGCCGGCTGCTGCGCACCTCCCGTGACGGCGTGGCCGGGCCGAACGCCGGGGTGCTGGAGGACTACGGGGACGTGGCGGAAGGTCTGCTGACCCTGCACTGCGTCACCGGGGACCCGCGGTGGCTGGACGCGGCCGGAGAGCTGCTCGACTCCGTGGTGGCCCGGTTCACGGACGAGGCGTCAGGCGCGCTCTACGACACGGCAGCCGACGCCGAACGCCTGATCCGGCGCCCGCAGGATCCGACCGACAACGCGGCCCCGTCCGGCTGGACCGCGGCGGCCGGCGCACTGCTCTCGTACGCGGCGCTCACCGACTCCGAGCCGCACCGCACCGCGGCGGAGCGGGCGTTGACCGTGGTGACGCCGCTCGCCGGGCAGGCGCCGCGCTTCATCGGCTGGGGTCTCGCCGTGGCGGAGGCCCTGATCGACGGCCCGCGCAAGGTCGCGCTCGCGGGCGAGCCCGCGGACCCGGCCACCCTGGCGCTGCGCACCGCCGCCCTGGCGGCGACCGCGCCGGGCCTGGTGGTCACACCGGATCCGGAGAAGCCCCTGCTGGACGACGCGCCCGCCGCCTACGTCTGCCGCCGGTTCACCTGCGACGCCCCGGTCGGCGACCCCGCCTGGCTGCGGGCCGGGCTGAGCGCGGCGCCGAAGGAGTGA
- the trhA gene encoding PAQR family membrane homeostasis protein TrhA — MSAQVAQTDQESPLKPALRGWLHAGMFPTTVAAGIVLICLATTTAARVACAVYAASAWMLFGISALYHRFNWGPRGEAVLRRLDHSNIFLIIAGTYTPITILLLHGGRQELLLWLVWAGALAGIAFRVFWVGAPRWLYTPCYLALGWAAVFFLPDFLRTGGIAVTVLIIVGGLLYSVGGVIYGLKRPNPSPRWFGFHEVFHACTLAAFTVQFVGVSLVAM; from the coding sequence ATGAGCGCTCAGGTGGCACAGACGGACCAGGAAAGTCCCCTCAAGCCGGCCCTGCGAGGGTGGCTGCACGCAGGCATGTTCCCGACGACGGTCGCCGCGGGGATCGTGCTGATCTGCCTCGCCACCACGACCGCGGCGCGCGTCGCCTGCGCGGTCTACGCGGCCAGCGCCTGGATGCTGTTCGGCATCAGCGCGCTCTACCACCGCTTCAACTGGGGCCCCCGCGGCGAGGCGGTGCTGCGCCGGCTCGACCACAGCAACATCTTCCTGATCATCGCGGGCACCTACACCCCCATCACGATCCTGCTGCTGCACGGCGGCCGTCAGGAGCTGCTGCTCTGGCTCGTCTGGGCGGGGGCGCTGGCCGGCATCGCCTTCCGGGTCTTCTGGGTGGGCGCGCCGCGCTGGCTCTACACCCCCTGCTACCTGGCACTGGGCTGGGCCGCGGTCTTCTTCCTGCCCGACTTCCTGCGCACCGGCGGTATCGCCGTCACCGTGCTGATCATCGTCGGCGGCCTCCTCTACAGCGTCGGCGGCGTCATCTACGGCCTCAAGCGCCCGAACCCCTCGCCGCGCTGGTTCGGCTTCCACGAGGTCTTCCACGCCTGCACGCTCGCCGCGTTCACCGTCCAGTTCGTGGGGGTCTCCCTCGTCGCCATGTGA
- a CDS encoding acyl-CoA-like ligand-binding transcription factor: MSASGSALEDILAAPLGLRERKKLKTRRAIRTAAFGLFVEQGYEATTVDQIAAAADVSPSTFFRYFPTKEDLVISDDYDPLMEASFRARPADEPLVDAIRAAMIGPLRQVLASEHDDMLLRMRLLRDVPAIRARSVVEQQRTADMLCRLLAERTGADPGGLAMRAVVASLLAAFSEAVMYWAEHDGEEDMADLLEAALTALADALRPVG, translated from the coding sequence ATGAGCGCCTCCGGATCAGCCCTGGAAGACATCCTCGCGGCCCCTCTGGGTCTGCGGGAACGCAAGAAGCTGAAGACCCGCCGTGCGATCCGCACGGCGGCCTTCGGCCTGTTCGTGGAACAGGGCTACGAGGCCACCACGGTCGACCAGATCGCGGCGGCGGCGGACGTGTCGCCGAGCACCTTCTTCCGCTACTTCCCCACCAAGGAAGACCTCGTCATCAGCGACGACTACGACCCGCTGATGGAGGCCTCCTTCCGCGCCAGGCCCGCCGACGAGCCGCTGGTCGACGCGATCCGCGCCGCGATGATCGGACCGCTGCGGCAGGTGCTGGCGTCCGAGCACGACGACATGCTGCTGCGGATGCGCCTGCTCAGGGACGTCCCGGCGATCCGGGCGCGTTCCGTCGTGGAGCAGCAGCGGACCGCCGACATGCTGTGCCGCCTGCTGGCCGAGCGCACCGGCGCGGACCCGGGCGGCCTGGCGATGCGCGCCGTGGTGGCCAGCCTCCTCGCGGCCTTCAGCGAGGCGGTCATGTACTGGGCCGAGCACGACGGCGAGGAGGACATGGCGGACCTGCTGGAGGCCGCCCTCACCGCCCTGGCCGACGCCCTGCGCCCGGTCGGCTGA
- a CDS encoding MFS transporter: protein MTTDVTARTTTPDDSPPLDRRRWWALAAVCLSVLVLGFDGTILNVALPDLAVQLHATTGQLQWIVDAYLVVFAAAMLPAGLLGDRFGRRRLLIGGLVLFGLASLVGTLANSADTLIAVRAVMGLGGAFIMPLGIAILPSLFAPAERPRAVAVMTAGMAVGMPLGPMLGGLLLNHFWWGSIFLINIPLIVVGIVACLWLVPESRDPSVPRIDLLSATIGVLGLAALTFGIIQGPSDGWGSTVVVSSLVAAVLLLGGLVLRERTQPNPMIDFGLLADRVYRWSTIASVLVSFSLMGALFVLPQYLQSVLGHDALGTGIRLMPLMGGLLVAARAAERLVARLSVRWVVAAGMLVVAASMLLGASTATGDGYGRTALWLALLGVGMGFTMVPAMGAAMSALPDDRAGVGSGLLQTLRQSASAIGVALLGSLLASAYTARLDTGRLNGSLAHTARGSVSAAQAVADKLHDTALAVSAHGAFVHAMDLVLLICGMGAALSALLIAWRMPGTVARPGGEGESEA from the coding sequence ATGACCACGGACGTAACCGCCCGCACCACCACACCCGACGACTCCCCGCCGCTCGACAGGCGCCGCTGGTGGGCGCTGGCCGCCGTGTGCCTGAGCGTGCTGGTGCTCGGCTTCGACGGCACGATCCTCAACGTCGCCCTGCCCGACCTGGCCGTGCAGCTGCACGCCACCACCGGCCAGCTCCAGTGGATCGTCGACGCCTACCTCGTCGTCTTCGCCGCCGCGATGCTCCCGGCCGGACTGCTCGGAGACCGGTTCGGGCGGCGCCGGCTGCTGATCGGCGGCCTGGTGCTCTTCGGTCTCGCCTCGCTCGTCGGCACCCTGGCGAACTCGGCGGACACGCTGATCGCGGTGCGCGCCGTGATGGGCCTGGGCGGCGCGTTCATCATGCCGCTGGGCATCGCCATCCTGCCGAGCCTGTTCGCACCGGCCGAGCGCCCGCGCGCGGTCGCCGTGATGACCGCGGGCATGGCCGTCGGCATGCCGCTCGGCCCGATGCTGGGCGGGCTGCTGCTGAACCACTTCTGGTGGGGCTCGATCTTCCTGATCAACATCCCGCTGATCGTCGTCGGCATCGTCGCCTGCCTCTGGCTGGTCCCCGAGTCCCGCGACCCGTCGGTCCCGCGGATCGACCTGCTCAGCGCCACGATCGGCGTCCTCGGCCTGGCGGCGCTGACCTTCGGCATCATCCAGGGCCCGAGCGACGGCTGGGGATCGACCGTGGTCGTCTCCTCGCTGGTGGCGGCCGTGCTGCTGCTCGGCGGCCTGGTCCTGCGGGAGCGCACCCAGCCCAACCCGATGATCGACTTCGGCCTGCTGGCCGACCGCGTCTACCGCTGGAGCACCATCGCCTCCGTCCTGGTCTCCTTCTCGCTGATGGGCGCGCTCTTCGTGCTGCCGCAGTACCTGCAGTCCGTGCTCGGCCACGACGCCCTCGGCACCGGCATCCGGCTGATGCCGCTGATGGGCGGGCTGCTGGTGGCCGCGCGCGCGGCGGAGCGGCTGGTCGCCCGGCTGTCGGTGCGCTGGGTGGTGGCGGCGGGCATGCTCGTCGTCGCCGCGTCGATGCTGCTGGGCGCCTCGACCGCCACCGGCGACGGCTACGGCCGCACCGCGCTGTGGCTGGCGCTGCTCGGCGTCGGGATGGGCTTCACCATGGTCCCGGCCATGGGCGCGGCGATGAGCGCACTGCCGGACGACCGCGCCGGCGTCGGCTCGGGACTGCTGCAGACACTGCGTCAGTCCGCGAGCGCCATCGGGGTCGCGCTGCTGGGCAGCCTGCTGGCGAGCGCGTACACGGCACGGCTGGACACCGGGCGGCTGAACGGCTCCCTCGCGCACACCGCGCGCGGCTCGGTCTCGGCGGCGCAGGCCGTCGCCGACAAGCTGCACGACACGGCGCTGGCCGTCTCCGCGCACGGCGCGTTCGTGCACGCCATGGACCTGGTGCTGCTGATCTGCGGGATGGGCGCGGCGCTGTCGGCGCTGCTGATCGCCTGGCGGATGCCCGGCACGGTCGCGCGGCCCGGCGGTGAGGGAGAATCCGAGGCATGA